CAGGCGGAAATCGAACGAGTCTGTGAAATCGCACAGGTAACCGAGTTTCTTCCCGAGTTGCCTGACGGATACGATACCGTACTCGGCGATCAAGGGGTGAAGCTATCCGGCGGCCAACAACAGCGAGTTGCGATCGCTCGTGCGCTGTTGAAAGAGGCAGACCTGCTGATACTGGACGAAGCGACGAGCGATCTGGACACGGCCCTCGAACAGCGAGTTCACGACGGGATCGAATCGATGGACCGAGACTACGCGATGCTGGTAATTGCCCACCGGCTCTCGACGGTAACCAACGCCGATCGGATTTACACGATGGAAGACGGAAAAATCGTAGAGTCCGGACCCCACGAGGATTTGCTGTCGAACTCGAGTACGTACTCGTCGCTGTACTCGTTGCAGTCCGATTAACGATCGGGATCAGGATCAGGTGTCTGTCGAACCGACCGGGATCCGACCGAGCACGGACGGACGCTCGAGGTACCACTCGACCGTTTCTTCGATTCCGTTCGAGAACGTGAACCGCGGTTCGTAATCGACAACCCGTCTCGCTCGTTCGATATCTGCGACGTACCGACTCACTTCGCCCGTTCTCGTCGACTCCACGGTAACGTCAGAATCGTTCGGCGTCAACTCGTTCACTCGCTCGGCGAGTTTGATCAGGGACGTCCCTCGTCCGGACGCAATATTTAGCGTTAAGTTCGCTACTTTGTGATGCTGATCGATAATTCTGTACAGCCCATCGACGCAGTCGTCGATGTACGTGAAATCGAGCACCTTGTTCGCCCCGTAGACGGTCAGATCGAGTTCCTCGTGACATCGAGCGATAAACAACGGGACAACTCGATCCGAAGTATCGTATCGCCCGTAGACGTTCGAAAAACGGACGATCGTCGTCGTCATATCGTAACACTGGTTGTACGCGGTGACCATCGACTCGCCGCCGATTTTGCTCGCCGTGTACGGGCTTTCACTCGTGTCGGCGTACGTCGCCGATTCGTCGTAAACGACCCGACCAGTGTTCCCGTATACTTCCCTCGAACTGGCAAAGAGGAAGTTGGGAACGTCGTTCGCTCGCGCGAATTCGAGGAGATTGAACGTCATAGTCATATTTTCCATCGCGAGTTCTGGACGCTCGACGAGTCGGTGAACGCGTGCGTGCGCTCCAAGATGAACGATCACGTCAACGTCCGACGGCAGCCGCTCGAGATCGCTCTTCTCACGAAGGTCGACCGGTTCCGTTTCGGCGTCGATCTCGTCGGACCAGGAATTGGGCGCGATATCGACCCCGGTTACGTCGTACCCCTCGGACAGTAACCGTTCGACGAGTGCCGTTCCGATCATCCCGCTACTCCCGGTGACGAGAATGGATTCGAAGGTCATGGTTCTGTACCCCGTGCCGAGGTCGTTCGTCGATACGTACGGCGACGTACCGTCTTCGTGAGTCTCATTTGCTTTTCTTCGCGTACGGTGCTTTCAAGCGATCGCTGACCGATTCGTCGATACGATCGAGGATCAATTCGTCCAGGTAGCCTCGTAATCGCCATCGGTAGGGGCTATCGTCTTTCATCACGGCATTTTTGAGTTGTCGCCAAACGGGCGTCCCGAACTCCGGACCGAACAACAGGCGAAAAAGCGAACGATGATACGTCTCGGGGAAATTCTTCCGACGGAATCGAACACTGTTACGTCCGTACCAGTACGACACGCGTTCGCTCTGTTTCCGGGAATCGTTTATGTGGTACACAAGTGCGTGCGGATGGTAGACTATCGTTTCGCCCCGATTCCACAACTTCGCCATCACGTCCGTTTCCTCGAACTGCGGGTGGCCCTCGTACGACGGATCGAAACCACCGATCTCCTCCAGGACGTCAACTTTGAACGACATGTTGGCACCGACGAGCGTGTCCGTTTTGACCGGGGCGGGCGGGATCCACTTGTACGCGATCTGTCTGTGTTCACCGAATCGGTTGAAGTGATTCTGGTTCGTCGACGAGTTGTCGATGTCGTACTGCAACGAAAGTTCGTCGTCCGTGATTGGTGCAGGACCGCCCACGGCGACCGCAGAGTCGTCCCATTCGTATCCGCGTTCGATCCCTTTCAGCCACGATTTTCGCGGGACGACGTCGTCGTCTACGAAACAAATGACGTCCCCGTTCGATACCGCGATCGCGGTGTTTCGACCCCGCTGAAGGGTAGTATCGTCCGATCGTGC
The nucleotide sequence above comes from Halosolutus halophilus. Encoded proteins:
- a CDS encoding NAD-dependent epimerase/dehydratase family protein, with the translated sequence MTFESILVTGSSGMIGTALVERLLSEGYDVTGVDIAPNSWSDEIDAETEPVDLREKSDLERLPSDVDVIVHLGAHARVHRLVERPELAMENMTMTFNLLEFARANDVPNFLFASSREVYGNTGRVVYDESATYADTSESPYTASKIGGESMVTAYNQCYDMTTTIVRFSNVYGRYDTSDRVVPLFIARCHEELDLTVYGANKVLDFTYIDDCVDGLYRIIDQHHKVANLTLNIASGRGTSLIKLAERVNELTPNDSDVTVESTRTGEVSRYVADIERARRVVDYEPRFTFSNGIEETVEWYLERPSVLGRIPVGSTDT
- a CDS encoding glycosyltransferase family 2 protein; translated protein: MTYDRPGRVDRLLEHLPFQQSTPDEVIVVNNGANEETRTVVESYATRFDRRSISLRHLARSDDTTLQRGRNTAIAVSNGDVICFVDDDVVPRKSWLKGIERGYEWDDSAVAVGGPAPITDDELSLQYDIDNSSTNQNHFNRFGEHRQIAYKWIPPAPVKTDTLVGANMSFKVDVLEEIGGFDPSYEGHPQFEETDVMAKLWNRGETIVYHPHALVYHINDSRKQSERVSYWYGRNSVRFRRKNFPETYHRSLFRLLFGPEFGTPVWRQLKNAVMKDDSPYRWRLRGYLDELILDRIDESVSDRLKAPYAKKSK